A segment of the Romboutsia sp. 13368 genome:
TCAAAATTATATAGTACAACAGATATACAAGCTATAGTAAAAAAGGCAATAGTTGATAGTCTTAAAAAAAGTTATATGGAAACTGGGTTACTAAAAGAAGATAAAGAAAAGTATCCTATATATGTATTTTTACACAAAGATAAAGTAACTATATCAATAGATACAACTGGAGATGCTCTTCATAAAAGAGGATATAGAGAAAAAGCAAATAAAGCTCCAATAAGAGAAACATTAGCTGCAGGAATAATGAGTTTAGTACCATGGAAGCCAGGTAGAACATTAGTAGACCCAATGTGTGGTTCGGGAACTATGTTAATAGAAGCTGCTATGATGGGGATAAATATGGCACCTGGACTTAATCGTGAATTTATATCAGAAAAATGGAGAACATTAGATAAAAAAATCTGGTGGGATACTAGAAAAGATGCATTTGATAAAATAGACAATGATATTGAGTTTAAAATATATGGATATGATATAGATGAAGAAGCTTTAGAAATTGCTAAGGAAAACGCAGAAATTGCAGGAGTAGATGAATATATAGAATTTAATCTAGGAAATGCAATAGACTTTAAAAGCGATGAAGAATATGGATTTATAGTTACAAACCCACCATATGGAGAAAGATTAGAAGATAAAGAAAGTGTACAAAGTCTATATAAACACTTAGGATATACATTTAGAAAATTAAAAAATTGGTCTTACTATTTAATAACTTCTTACGAAGACTTTGAAAAAGAGTTTGGACAAGAAGCAGATAAAAGAAGAAAATTATACAATGGTATGCTTAAGACTAATTTATATCAATATATAGGACCACGTCCACCTAAAAAATAATTAATAAATTCCCCCTTAAGATAATATAAATAATATAAAGAGTATTTTAAGGGGGTGTAGTAATGTTAAGACTAAATAGTAAAAGCAGTAATAGAAATAAGAAAAACAAGCACTCAAAAAGTTTAGAAAAAAATACAAAAGAAAAATTAGAATATGAAGAAGATTTCAATGAGATAATTTTAAATGATTTAGTTCCAGAAGATAAGAAAAAAGAATTTGGATTAGATGAAGAAGCAAGTAAACCTAAAAAGCAAGGTGGGCTTAAATTAAACTTATCATTAGGAGGAAATAAATCAAAAAAACGACCAAATAAGAAGGTAAATAATCCTAAAAGTGAAGATAATCAAGAAAAAATAGATATTGCTAATTCTAATAAAATTCAAGAGCAAAATGATGTTGAAGAAGCTAGCAAACCTAAAAAATCATCTAAATCTAAAAAGACATATAGTAATAAAAAATCATCAAAACATAATCAAAACTCTCACGATAATAACAATTCTAAAAATAAGAAAACTAATAGTCAAAGCGAACAAAGTAATAAAGAACAACCTCCACATAAGAAATCTAATAAAAAGAACCCATCAAGTAAAAAGAATTCAAATAAAGTCYATCAAGTAAAAAGAATTCAAATAAAGTATCCAAGAAACATAATAATTTAAATGAATTAAAAGAAGTAGAAAATGATGAAAAATTCATAGATGAAGTTCAAGAAAATACTAAACCTAAAAATCAAAAAGTAATACATCCTAAAAAGAGAAAAAGACCACAAAAAGAAGATATAATTGAAGATACAAGATATGTAGAAGTAGAGGAAATAGAAACTGAAAATTCATCTGAAGATAATGACAGTAATGATATAATAACATTTAGAGGCGAAGAAAATATAGATAAAAATATGGAACAAGATTTATGTCAATCAAAGGCTACAGAAGTTAAGGAAGTTAAAAGTAACTTTGAAAATATTGTTTGGTCAGAGGATAAATTCCCTAAAAAATAATAATAAATATATAGGTGTATACGGTTGGCTAAATGAAGTTATAAATAGCCTAACCTAAAATTTTATTTTAAGGGTGATTTTATGAATAATAAAGAAGTATTTACAAGAATAAATGAAATTTTATTAAATAGTTCAAAACCATCATATGAATTAGAATCTCTAATAATGGATGGAGATTTAGATAGATATCCATTTGATAAGATAAGAAAATTAAAGGATATAAATCAAAATCCTAAGTATCATCCAGAAGGAAATGTTTTAAATCATATATTTTTGGTAGTAGATAGAGCAAGTGAGTACAAGCAGTACTCAAATGATGAAAAAGTATTTATGTGGGCAGCACTTTTACATGATATAGGAAAATTAACTACTACAAGAGTAAGAAAAAATAGAATAACATCTTATGACCATGATATAGAAGGTAAAGATATAGCTATGGACTTTTTAAATGAATTAACGCATGATGAAAAATTTAAGCAAAAAGTAGTAAATTTAGTTAGATGGCATATGCAACCATTGTATTATGATAAAAATCTTCCATTTTTTAAACCACAAGATATGATAAATGATGTAGAATATAAAGAGGTAGCATTACTATCTTTATGCGATAGACTTGGAAGAGGAAATTTAGATAAAGAGACTATAAATCATGAAAAAGAAAGGATAGAAAAATTTAAAGAGTATTTTGAGAAAAACTAAATAGGGAGGTTTTGGATGAAGTTATTTAAGTTAACTACATTAATAGCTTCACTTGTTTTATTAAGTGGGTGTAGCTTAAACTCTAAATCTCCAGAACAACTTATAAAGGAAAAGCCAGTTATAAATGAAGAAAGTTTGAATCTATATGAACAAATAGAAAAACTTTTACCAGCACCAAATTCTTCATTATTACTTCCAAAAAACACAAGTGAAGTTGCTAAAATAAATGAGGTTGACCTAAATAAAGATGGAGAGAAAGAGATAGTAGTTTTTGAAAAAAAAGAAAATGCAAATGAAAATAAAACTGAAGTAGGTTTTATGGTATTAAAGAAAAATGAAAGTGGAAAATATCAAGAAGAAGGAAACATATTAGAAAGTGGAGATAGTATAGAGTATGCTAATTTCTATGACCTAGATAATGATAACAACTTAGAAATAATACTTCTTGTAAAAAAACAAGATAAAACTAATATGTACATATATAAATTACAGGATAATGGCTTAGAAAAGTTAGATACACTAAATCCATATTGGATAAATGATAGTAACAATCTTACCGATATAAAAGTAAAAGTAGATTATATCGATAATGATGATATTTTAGATATATTGGTTTTAAATTATAATCCGAAAGTAAATAAAGTTTATACTAGTTTATTAAATTTTAATGATAAAATAATGCTTTTAGATTTTATAGAATTTGAAAATATTAAGAATTTAAATAATTTATATATAACATATGGAAAAATAGATACTAATAAAAAAGGAGTAGTGTTAGATATTCCAAATCTAAAAGAAAATAATTATAGTACTCAAATTTTATATATTGAAGATAAAAAATTAAAAAAGGTTTTTAAAGATAATGATAAAAACTTGATGAAACCATACTATATACCAGTTGAGGATATAAATGAAGATAATATACTTGAAATACCAATAGTTACGGGAAGTAGTAGTATATATACACTGCAGTATTCATCTAATATTAGTTGGTATAGATGGAATGGTAAATATAATGAGGATGCAAAATTGGTATTTGATAGAAAAATATATTATAATTATAAATATAATTTTAAATTATATATACCAAATGAATTAGTAAATAAAATATATTGTGAACAAGATTATGAAGGTGCAAATGCCTTATTTAAGTTTTATTACCATGATTTAGTTGAAAATGAACCTAAAAATATTTTCACTATAGTGGTATCTCCAAAAACTATTACGGAAGAAGCTAAAAGTATAAGTAATAATACAYCTATAGTACTTGGAGAAAATTATGATAATACATTTGTATTACAAAAAAATGATGTAGATATATTAGAGAATTTAAATATAACTACAGAAGCATTAATGGATTATTTCTCATTGATATATTAGTTTTGTTTGGGAGGATTTAAATGAAGGAAAAAATATTAATACTAGAAGATGAAATTGGAATAAGAAGTTTTGTAAGCATAAATTTAAAAAGAGAAGGATATGAAGTAATAGAGGCTGAATGTGGACAGGAAGCTATAGATAAAATAAAAAATGAGAAAAATATATCGTTAGCACTTTTAGATGTGATGTTACCTGATATGAGTGGAATTGAAGTTTGTAAATATATAAGACAAAATTTTGATCAAGTTGGAATTATAATGCTTACAGCTAAAGCTCAAGAAGATGATAAAATAGAGGGCTTCATATCTGGCGCTGATGACTATATGGTAAAGCCATTTAGTATAAAGGAATTATTATTTAGAATAAGTGCTTTACTTAGAAGAATTAAAAAGGATGATAATATAAAATCTAATGAAATAGTAGCATTGCCATTTACACTTAACTTAGATAAGAGAAAACTATTAAAAAATGGTAAAGAAATAGAACTTACACCTACAGAATTTTCTATTGTAAAATATTTAATTACGAATGCAAAAAAATCTTTAAGTAGAGATCAAATACTTGAAGAAGTATGGGGGAGTAACTACCTTTATGATTTTAAAATAGTTGATGTAAATATAAGAAGAATAAGAAATAAAATAGAAGATGACCCATCAAAACCTAAATATATACAAACTGTTTGGGGATATGGATATTGTTTTAGAAAGGACGAACAATAGTGCTACACTTTGAAGGGCTAAGAAAAAGAGTAATTAAAAACTATTTCATAATAATAATATTAACAGTTACATTATTTGAAGGTTTATTTATGTTTTATGTTCAAAATTATTACTATGATTCTGTAAGACAAAGTTTAAAAGCTCAAGTTAATTATACAAATTCTGTATATAATACCAGTATAAATAATATAGAAAATACAACTTTTGATGAAAAGATAAGTAATATACTAGACAAGCAAAAAATTGGAGAAAGTTCAAAGTTTGCAATCCAAGTAATTGATAAAAATAAAAATATTATAGTAGACCCATATGGTATAAAAACAAATGAAAAAATAGAATCTGAAGATGTAGATAAAGCACTTAAAGGTGCAAAGGATTTATATCCAATAACATCTAAGATAAAAGCTACTAATGAACATGTAATGAGTGTATCTGTTCCTATAAAAATAAATAATGTGATAGAAGGAGCAATAAGATACACAGTATCATTGACAGAAATAGATGCAACTATATTCAAATTAGGACTTGGTTTAGTTTTTGCTGGTATATGTATATTGATAATAGCACTATCTTTAAGTTTAAGATTTGCAGAAACTATAATACAGCCACTTGTTGAATTAAAAGAATTTGCTAATGAATTATCTCATGGGAACTTCAGTATAAAGTTAAAAGATACAAATATATCAAATGATGAAATTGGAGACTTGGCAAAGACATTTGTACACATGGCAGCTGAAATAGATAAAAGTGAAAAATTAAAAGAAGAATTTATTTCTTCAATATCTCATGAACTTAGAACACCACTTACATCAATAAAAGGATGGAGTGAAACTTTAGGTTATGAGGAAATAACAAGAGATGAACTTGATTTAGGTCTTGGAATAATTCAAGATGAAACGGAAAGACTTATAAAATTAGTTGAAGAATTACTTGATTTTTCAAGGTTAGCATCAGATAGAATAAAATTAAAGATAGATACAGTAGATATAAAAAGGCTAGCTATAGGTGTTGTAAATCAACTTAAAGTAAAATCAAATGAAAAAAATATTAGATTAAATGTAGAGTTTATAAATGAAGATATTGACTTAATTCAAGGTGATAAGGATAGACTTAGACAAGTTTTAATAAATTTAGTTCAAAACTCTATAAAATTTACTGATGATGGCGGATTTATAAATATTGTAGTATCTCAAGATGAAGAATATACTACTATAAAAGTAGTAGATAATGGTGCTGGTATAGAAAAAGAAAACTTAGAAAAAGTATTAGATAAATTCTTCCAAGAAGATTATAATAAAGCTGGAAGTGGACTAGGACTTGCTATAAGTAATGAAATAGTAAAACTTCATGGAGGAAATATGATACTTAACAGTAAAAAAGGAGTAGGAACTTCTATAACTGTAAAAATAAAAAATATACACATAAAATCTATACAAGCTTAAAATAGAAAGAGGAACAATATGAGAAATATAAAAATGACAATAAGGTATGATGGATCAAGGTATAAGGGATTTCAAAGATTAAAAGACAATGATATGACAATACAAGGTAAAATCGAAGATGTATTAAGTAAAATGACTAATGAAAGCATAGAAATAATTGGTTCAGGAAGAACTGATATGGGAGTTCATGCATATGGACAAGTTGCAAATTTTAAAACAAATTCTAATTTATCTATAGAAAAAATGCAATCATATTTATATGAATATTTACCAGAAGATATAGTTATAGCTAATCTAGAAGAAGTAGAAGACAGATTCCATAGTAGATATAATGCAAAATCAAAAGTATATTTATATAAAATATACAATAATAAATTCCATGACCCATTTTTAAGAAAGTATACTACTCACATACCTAAGAAACTAGATATAGAATTAATGAAAGAGGCAAGTAAATACTTTATAGGAGAACATGATTTTACTAGTTTTGCATCATCAAAATCTAAGAAAAAATCAAATGTAAGAACTGTATATTCTATAAATATAAAAGAAGACAATGGTTTAATAGAAATATATTTTGAAGGCAATGGATTCTTATACAATATGGTAAGAATAATGACAGGTGCTTTAATAGATGTAGGACATAAAAAAATATCACCAGAAGATATAAAAAGAATGCTTGAAGAAAAAGATAGAAGTAAGTCTTCAGATACAGCACCAGCTAAGGGATTATATTTATATAAAGTAAGTTATTAAAAAATAGGCTAAATTAGCCTATTTTTTAATTAGAATATATGGTTTAAATCACATTTTTCTGATTCTAAAATATTATTTAATAGCATCTTTATTGTTTCAAC
Coding sequences within it:
- a CDS encoding HDIG domain-containing metalloprotein, with the protein product MNNKEVFTRINEILLNSSKPSYELESLIMDGDLDRYPFDKIRKLKDINQNPKYHPEGNVLNHIFLVVDRASEYKQYSNDEKVFMWAALLHDIGKLTTTRVRKNRITSYDHDIEGKDIAMDFLNELTHDEKFKQKVVNLVRWHMQPLYYDKNLPFFKPQDMINDVEYKEVALLSLCDRLGRGNLDKETINHEKERIEKFKEYFEKN
- the truA gene encoding tRNA pseudouridine(38-40) synthase TruA — its product is MRNIKMTIRYDGSRYKGFQRLKDNDMTIQGKIEDVLSKMTNESIEIIGSGRTDMGVHAYGQVANFKTNSNLSIEKMQSYLYEYLPEDIVIANLEEVEDRFHSRYNAKSKVYLYKIYNNKFHDPFLRKYTTHIPKKLDIELMKEASKYFIGEHDFTSFASSKSKKKSNVRTVYSINIKEDNGLIEIYFEGNGFLYNMVRIMTGALIDVGHKKISPEDIKRMLEEKDRSKSSDTAPAKGLYLYKVSY
- a CDS encoding sensor histidine kinase, whose amino-acid sequence is MLHFEGLRKRVIKNYFIIIILTVTLFEGLFMFYVQNYYYDSVRQSLKAQVNYTNSVYNTSINNIENTTFDEKISNILDKQKIGESSKFAIQVIDKNKNIIVDPYGIKTNEKIESEDVDKALKGAKDLYPITSKIKATNEHVMSVSVPIKINNVIEGAIRYTVSLTEIDATIFKLGLGLVFAGICILIIALSLSLRFAETIIQPLVELKEFANELSHGNFSIKLKDTNISNDEIGDLAKTFVHMAAEIDKSEKLKEEFISSISHELRTPLTSIKGWSETLGYEEITRDELDLGLGIIQDETERLIKLVEELLDFSRLASDRIKLKIDTVDIKRLAIGVVNQLKVKSNEKNIRLNVEFINEDIDLIQGDKDRLRQVLINLVQNSIKFTDDGGFINIVVSQDEEYTTIKVVDNGAGIEKENLEKVLDKFFQEDYNKAGSGLGLAISNEIVKLHGGNMILNSKKGVGTSITVKIKNIHIKSIQA
- the walR gene encoding cell wall metabolism DNA-binding response regulator WalR, giving the protein MKEKILILEDEIGIRSFVSINLKREGYEVIEAECGQEAIDKIKNEKNISLALLDVMLPDMSGIEVCKYIRQNFDQVGIIMLTAKAQEDDKIEGFISGADDYMVKPFSIKELLFRISALLRRIKKDDNIKSNEIVALPFTLNLDKRKLLKNGKEIELTPTEFSIVKYLITNAKKSLSRDQILEEVWGSNYLYDFKIVDVNIRRIRNKIEDDPSKPKYIQTVWGYGYCFRKDEQ
- a CDS encoding THUMP domain-containing class I SAM-dependent RNA methyltransferase; protein product: MKKSYTLISPCFFGMEKMLAREIKDLGFEIIKTEDGRITYKTGEDGIAKANMWLRCAERVHLKIAEFEAKTFDELFENTKRINWSRYIPYGAQFPVSKASSIKSKLYSTTDIQAIVKKAIVDSLKKSYMETGLLKEDKEKYPIYVFLHKDKVTISIDTTGDALHKRGYREKANKAPIRETLAAGIMSLVPWKPGRTLVDPMCGSGTMLIEAAMMGINMAPGLNREFISEKWRTLDKKIWWDTRKDAFDKIDNDIEFKIYGYDIDEEALEIAKENAEIAGVDEYIEFNLGNAIDFKSDEEYGFIVTNPPYGERLEDKESVQSLYKHLGYTFRKLKNWSYYLITSYEDFEKEFGQEADKRRKLYNGMLKTNLYQYIGPRPPKK